Genomic segment of Vitis riparia cultivar Riparia Gloire de Montpellier isolate 1030 chromosome 19, EGFV_Vit.rip_1.0, whole genome shotgun sequence:
GGAGAGTGGTTTCCTTCCCGGAGTTTGGCTGGAGAGGGGAGATTCTGGAGAAGCAAGCTGGGGAACGAGAGGGCTTGAGAGAAGGTATTCGTTTAACTGTGAGGGAGGAGGATATTTTGAGAGGAGTGACATTTTCTggggagagttttctttctgaGAGTTAGGGTGATAGCCATTTTTCTGCTGTGAGGAGAGTGGTTTCCTTCCCGGAGTTTGGCTGGAGAGGGGAGATTCTGGAGAAGCAAGCTGGGGAACGAGAGGGCTTAGAGGAAGGAAAAAGGTTTGAGGAGAGGGATTTGGTGAGGAGGAGAAGAGAGCTTTGAGAGAAGAGAGATTCCTGGAGCTGCAGGGGGGAGAGTTTAGGCTGCTACGGAGAGGAGTTTTGGTGCCAAGGAAGGGAGCAAATTAGTTTTGTGGGTGAGTttgagaggaaaacagaggggGAAGAGAAGTGGGAGGCCCTGGTGAGTTGAGTTTAAAAATCACGGGAAAACGACTCGAAGGTAACCAgagtgagagagaaagagcTGTACAtgtgaagagaagaagaaggtaTGTTGATTCATTAATTTGGTTGATTTCGGAGGAGGATTTAGTGCGTTTGAAACAGAGCAACCCAGAGCCAAGCTGGTCTTGCTAGTAAGGAGGCAACCTACAGGTATGAACATCAGACATTTCATCCTCCATTACTTTCTTATCATCTTGATTATTGAATGTTGATCGTCATTCAGTCATTTCTGTTGATTCCTGAACGTTGATTGCTGATTGATGTTCGAGGAGCCTAGTTTTAACTCGAATTTAGACTCCTCTTGATGTTTTAGCTCTAGTTACAAGCATTAATTAGTTTATTGTTTTGGTGTGGATGACAAGGGCTACATGCTTAACTTCGTTGATTTCTAGATCATGCTCTTactttgttgttgttgatgATCTCATTACCATTCTTATGGTTTAGTTTGGGGCTCGCATGACTCTGCTTTATATATACTGTGCTAACCTAGTTTCAGGAATCCCACCTGTTTTGAGCCTCCGAAATGAGGCCCTATACATTTGAGTGTGTTACCCGTTATCCTACTGGTTCTATCCTCAGCATTCACTCTAACTTCTGTTATTGTTTTCATCCTTATATTCTCATTGTGATGGGAGAATTATTTGGTCTGGGGTTTGAATAAAACGAGCCGAGCTATACCTATGGTTTTGGGCTTTCCTGTTGATGGTCTGTGGCTCAAAAAGGTTTGATGAGGAATGAAGACCAGCAGCTTCACCTGGATGCCGGTTGTTACTGTGATGGCAGTGTGTATCATTTTGGTCATGATTGCAACCCTTACTGCCACTATGGTCGATTTTGGTGCTGAAGTTTCACAAGGTGTCCTCATCAAAAGCGGCAGGGCATCAAGAATAGTGCATAAGGAATTCTATGAACATGACCGCAGCCACTGAAGTGGACAATCTGACATGGTGAATATCGGTCAGGcttgaaggaaaatgtgaaggTTCAGCAAGTGGAGAGTCCCCCCCCTACCATGAAGTCCATTCATTGTTGCAGTCTGCCATTTTTATCAGAGCTGATAGGTTAATGCGAGCTCCATTCTTAGGTTTTCAGGGTTTTGCTTTGCTCCGCTAGAACCTTAGCATCTGATGCCCCAAAAGAGTCTCTTCAGAGTAAGATTTCACCAGTAACAGAACCTGTGAAATGCTGGGCGAAGCATCGAAGAAGGCACGTGTCGGTTTGAAGACACGGAAATAGATGCAATTGTTGAGGTTCTTCTTGTGAGATTGTGTCCTGGGTTTTGTGTTGGCTACAAGGTGGCTGCTGCCTATGACTGCAAGGTTGATGAAGCTGTTTTTTAAAGCATTTCATGTTTTTTCTAAACCATTGATCGAATGATGAAAGCAGCTGGATGGGACCACGATGGCCACTAACAAATAGCCTTGCTTCGGAGGCACTGCATGGTGATATGTCTCATCATCAAAGGGAGATGATGTTAAGTAGTTCCCATCAAAGAAAATCCACAATGCGTGTTGCTGCCAACATTGCGGCACGTGGGCTTGGTATTTCTAAAGTCGATTTACTTATCCACTATGAACGGCCCAATGACAATGGAGAGTGGGAACTTTTGTTCTGCATTCCTTGATATGTAGGCATGTAAAGATGAGTTTTCTTCCCAACGAGCAGGCTGCTGATGGAGCATTTCCCACATCACAAGCAGGCCAAGTTTCACCTTCCATGAATCCACGGGTTCCTGCCTCATTCATTCGGGAACCCAATAATCCATCTTAGTTGCATGAGAAAGCCTAATGGGGTATCAAACAAGAAAACATTTTGCCACAGCATATTGTGCAACAAATACTTCAAAGATAGGACCCCAAACAGTTGCAAGGCCACAATCCCTCGTTCCAAAGCTTGATTCAACAGCAAAGGCTATGACAGCAACAATAGATGTTGCAATCCATGCCTCTACAGATGCAGCAAGCCCACTTGCAGCATCAACAGTAGCAGCAGCTGCACTTGAGACACCACCTGCAACAACAGGGCATGCAACCAATATATGCCATGAAGCGTCCCTATGATAGTGGTGTATGTGCTCGTCGGCTAATGCAATACCTATATCACCAGCGGCAACTTGAGTTAGTGGGTGACTCCATAATTGGGTTACAGCCACTTGATCATAGGAATATCATTGATATGGGACTTACTAAAGTGGAAACTTCTGCAAGTGaatcatcaaaattaaaatcagttGACCCGAAAGACAAGTTGCCTATGGAAACTGCACTGTAAAGAAAGTCAAAGTGGTTAAAACTGGCAGCCCTATTCCTCATTTGAGCACTCATCCTTGCCCCTCCTGTCTTTTCCTCACCACCATGACGCACACTCTTCCACCTTCATTGCCTTATTTCTTGCTAACTTCGTCTGCGCTGAACTCCGACGTCACCATTCTCACTTTCCCTATGGCGTACAAGCTGTCTATAGAGCTCAAAGTCGTCTCCCTTCCCGTCGCCGCTATGCCATTGCATGATGCAGCAATATCTCAATCGATACCAGTTGGGGCTTTGGCTACTGCCCTTGCAAATGCTCCTCCTGCTGAGCAGCGGACGATGCTGGGTGAGAATTTATACCCACTTGTGGAGCAGCTGGAGCCTGAGATGGCGGCCAAAGTGACTGGCATGTTTCTTGAGATGGACCAGACCGAGGTCTTGCACTTGCTCGAGTCCCCTGATGCTCTGAAAGCCAAGGTTACAGATGCTATGGAGGTTCTGAGGAATGTGGTTCAGCAGCAGCAGGCCACCAATGCAGCTGATCAGTTGGGTTCTTTGCCTCTAGAATGACCGCCTTTTCTTTCAAAGTTGCTGGACTTGAGATTGGGGATTTACTCATTGAAATGCTTGATTTTGGAACCTCTGGATGGAGCTAATTGGATGAAGATAACTGGTTTATCACCATATTGGTTGGACGTGGCACAAGGCAGTGCTGTGCATAATACAGTTGATATGAAATCATTGTTTCTTTTGACAGGACCTAATGGGGGTGGTAAGTCAAGTTTGCTTCGATCAATTTGTGCAGCCGCATTACTTGGAATATGTGGATTTATGATTGAAATGTCAGAGATGCGATCTATAATCATTGGAGCCACTTCAAGAAGCCTGGTGCTGATAGATGAAATCTGCCGAGGAACAGAAACAACAAAGGGGACATGTATTGCTGGTAGCATAGTTGAAACTTTTGATAAGATTGGTTGTCTGGGTATTGTATCCACCCACAATTGTGCACCGGACCCACAAGCACGACCcgttttgcatggccacctttggcatgcaaccAAGGGGCCACGTGTCATCCTTCATTTCCTCATctcttttagattttgaaaacaattctctcaaacttcatttttgtaaataatttttcaaatcctgtttttttaaaaaaataacttcaagtcTCCAAAGTTTTCATCCTTAGAGCTTTTAGGTTTCACAAgtcccattttcaataaaattggtTGCTATTTTTCTTTTCGGCAAGCCATTGTTACAttttttatgactttaaaaaaaatgttttaaaataagcgtGATTTAAATTCTGTagttccaaataatggaatttacaGAATTGATTCActaaaaaataaacgggctttggtggggggccccacatatgtgatatttgattgattgattgattgattgatccgATTGTCATGCGTGATTGATTTGTTCTGCTCTGTGATACGCATATATTCATCCTATATTGGTTCACTAACTCCTCCTCTTGATAGCGTATATCGATTCGCCACCCAGGTACGTATTTTCTCGCATCATGACCActccttatgcttgttttgattctcacacgtgcatgattgatttgaatattcattgatttactcatcaatcGCCATGGTTGCTTCgctttattagtagagacccgactttagggacttagaggggtgctacggtctttaccgtaccttcccgataagtaacctgatccccgaacccgatccggtttttcacagaccgccttttccaaagtaaggagtcacacttagggtttttctttcttattttgtttaccatttaaaaataaaacaaaaataagtggcgactccaagtcattttcaaataatcaataaaaatcaatttttcaaatagaaaaatcgagctcgccatcgagtgggaaacgcatgagccgaaatgcggggtccacacacttatttatatgataaagaTAATACCAATAtgataataatacatatatagtgTTAGTATGAGGATTGAGGACTAGCCTTACTCACTTCAGAGATTGTGTGGATTCAGTCCCCACTCCAAGAGGCATACCTTCTGCTACCCCTTTTCTATGATGTGATAATTAGAGTGCAACTTATCTTGCTACTAGTCCAGCGTTCCATTCCAAGTCCAAACATATAAAACTTGATCTACACTTTATCCGAGATAAAGTTCTTCGAAAATAGCTCAGCATTCACTACCTTCCTTCCTATGATCAGCTAACTGATGTCTTCACTAAACACTTGCCCAGCTCCTAGTTTTTTACCTTCTGAGACAAGCTCTCATTTTCTCCCCAACCTGTGAGCTTGAGGGCGGATATGatatccaaacaaacaaacaatcaacTGATCTCTCAAACAAATCAACTGTTGTCTCAACTAAAAATAGTTAGAATATAGCAAGTTGTTGTAACAACCAAGGGCAACTACTAACAGCAATAGGTTAGaaaaaagtgtatgaaattcaTGTAACACAGTTACTCCAAGAACAGTGAATGAAAACTGGTgatacatttttttctctctttgaacGTGTATATGCTAAACATCTTGACTAGCTCAGTCTTCTTTCAAGTTTGTAGATGAAAATACCATTGCCATGTGTACCAGACTAAAGGTCTCGAAATAGTCAATGCCTGGTGTTTGAGTGAATCCTTGAGCCATCAACCCAGCTTTGTAACGATCTATGGTCTCATTCGGGTGATATTTTGCCTTGTAAACCCATCAACACCCAATGATATTACCATGAGAAGGAGTGAGAACTAGTTGCCAAGTGTTGTTGCTAATGAGTGCTTGATATTCTTTTTCCATGGTTGTAACACAATTTGGATCCTTGAAAGCTTGTTGATAGGAATGAGGTTTAGTAGCCTTGTGCACCAAAAGTAATTTCTTTTTAGATATACCAGCCTTTGCTTGGGTGATCATATGATGTTGATTTTGGGGAGGAGAGGGACTGATATGAGAATGATTGGAAAAGAATGCAGTAAAAGGAACCTAGATGAGGTCAGGTATGGAGGTAATAGATGTGGGATTATGAGAGGAAGCACGCGATGAAGGAACTTGTGGAGTGGGAATTGAGGTTCTGGAAAGAGAAACTGAAGGTAGTATGGGTAACAGTGCTAGAGTAAAAGTAAGCTGTTGAATAAAAGATAGAAATACAGATGCAGATGAAGATGATCGAAATGGAAATTTAGTTGCATGAAATAACACATATCTAGTGATGTATATATGACCCGACACCTGGTCAAGACACAAATATCCTTTTTGTATAAGACTAGCTGATaaaaacactcttgagtagAATGATAGCAAAGTTTATGTTTATTGTATAGACGAATGTAGAGATAGCACAAGCAGCCAAAAACTTTGAGATAACGATAGTTAGAAAGTTTATTGAATAATACTTGGTAGggagattttaaaaaaagaacctTAGTGGGTAACAAATTAATGAGGTATACGACTGTATGAAAAGCATAAAGCCAAAATTTTAGTAGTAAAGATGCTTGGGCTGTAAGTGCAAGACCGATTTCAACATTGTGTCTTATTTTATGTTCGACTCGGCCATTTTATTGAGGGATGTGAGGACAAGAACATCTATTTGCAATCCCAAGTGTGCTTATAAAGAAATTGGAAGCTTTGAATCCTCCTCCATTATCAGATTGTAAACATCTAATAGGAAgattaaattgtttttcaactaATGTTTTAAACTTGATAAAAGTAGGTAGGGCTTGATCTTTAGTATAAAGAAAATGGTCCAGGAAAACCTGGAAGAATCATCCAAAACCACAAGAAAGTACCATGCACTTGTTATGCATGGATAAGGGGTCGGAGCCCATAAATCTGTATGAATTAAGGCTAAAGGATGAA
This window contains:
- the LOC117908252 gene encoding polyadenylate-binding protein 8, which produces MTHTLPPSLPYFLLTSSALNSDVTILTFPMAYKLSIELKVVSLPVAAMPLHDAAISQSIPVGALATALANAPPAEQRTMLGENLYPLVEQLEPEMAAKVTGMFLEMDQTEVLHLLESPDALKAKVTDAMEVLRNVVQQQQATNAADQLGSLPLE